ttttaaaaatatctccTTCGccatgtttttaaaaatatatttgaaagtattttctatcgaatgcaagaaacagatttttttttcgtttgcctcaattttaaatatatcagtttaaaaataacctgtttttgaactatttttgctcttaacttcggttcagaaaacgctacctgaatgcgccagtcatcaaaaaattggttttaacaaactctaaaaaatGTTAATTGATACTAAACACAAgaagtgaaaaagaaaaaagcaagagcaaaacgtctgatttttttaggaacaccctaagatGCTctcttaaaatagctgtaacactaaaaccgttggagATACAACAATGTCTTCTGCAAAGCTGCTTGATgatattagcggcccttacacgagcattaaaaatgtcattttaaatgatgactaactaatgatgtaattcaaatttgttagaaatttcgtcattagtgcaccactacaagttcattaaaatgatatttttttttactaatgacatttttaatgactcgtgtaagggccgctattaatCCAAAACTGCATTTTGTCAACAACATTtccaaattttatttcatttacgacaccattgtggaaccagagaaccaaaatatttACTTATTTAGGTTGACCACGGGTTGGTTTCAGCATGCtcttaattactgaattattacAATCAGCATATCAATTCAACTCATTgtgttttttatattttcagaatGGTTATGCGAATGGAGTAGCACACGGACAGGAGACTGTGTATCAAAAAAACTTTGATTGTGGGTATCAACAAGGCTTTTCAATGGCATTCAAGTTGTCACAGCATCATGGCTTTGCCGATGCAATCCAAAATCAAAAACAGGAAATCCTTATGCGGAATATCAAATCTGACCCCAATCTAGAGCAAGATTCCTCATCAGCACATTGCCAATTGTGCTTGAAAAGAACGTTGGAACGACTGCCACTGGAGGAAATTGTAACCATTCAAAATTACCATAATGCAACGGTGATAGATAACCTAAAAAAGCGTCATAGTTTATTACAATGTAAGTTTTTTGTTGGTACATACTCAACAATGTATTACTtaatcttgatttttttttcatttattttcagaGTTCCAAATTTGGTTTGAAATAAAGGACGCGATGTCCAACGTATCCTTAT
This genomic window from Malaya genurostris strain Urasoe2022 chromosome 1, Malgen_1.1, whole genome shotgun sequence contains:
- the LOC131425114 gene encoding uncharacterized protein LOC131425114, encoding MTNNSEKDGYDHSMWNKNFGRIRKNIVQNGYANGVAHGQETVYQKNFDCGYQQGFSMAFKLSQHHGFADAIQNQKQEILMRNIKSDPNLEQDSSSAHCQLCLKRTLERLPLEEIVTIQNYHNATVIDNLKKRHSLLQ